One genomic window of Deinococcus deserti VCD115 includes the following:
- a CDS encoding proline racemase family protein, which produces MSQSSPVRVQRRLKFIDSHTAGEPTRIVLDGFPAIPGATLAEQRQALSRDFDAWRSLINNEPRGNDVLVSALLLPPRAPDCAAGVIFFNNVGPLNMCGHGTIGLVSTLAYLGRIEPGEHRIDTPVGVVSATLHEDGRVSVQNVPAYRHSQGVTVVVPGIGEVRGDVAWGGNWFFLTDSGDQDLTVANVEALTDHAWRVRQALEAAGITGADGAEIDHIELFGHVDGVSRNFVLCPGKAYDRSPCGTGTSAKMACLAADGLLAPGQRWVQQSVIGTEFEGQYHWHGGALCPTITGQAFITAEGELIVQPGDPFAWGIRADAPDVVRG; this is translated from the coding sequence ATGTCTCAATCCAGCCCGGTGCGCGTACAGCGGCGCTTGAAATTCATCGATTCGCATACCGCGGGTGAACCCACGCGCATCGTCCTGGACGGTTTTCCTGCGATTCCCGGCGCGACGCTGGCCGAGCAGCGCCAGGCTCTGTCCAGGGACTTCGACGCCTGGCGCAGTCTGATCAACAACGAGCCGCGCGGCAACGACGTGCTGGTCAGTGCCCTGCTGCTTCCCCCCCGTGCGCCCGACTGCGCCGCGGGCGTGATCTTCTTCAACAACGTCGGACCGCTCAATATGTGCGGCCACGGCACCATTGGCCTGGTCTCTACCCTGGCCTACCTGGGCCGCATCGAACCCGGAGAACACCGCATCGACACCCCTGTAGGGGTCGTTTCAGCCACGTTGCACGAAGACGGACGGGTCAGCGTGCAGAATGTCCCTGCCTACCGCCACAGCCAGGGAGTCACCGTTGTGGTGCCCGGCATCGGCGAGGTGCGGGGAGACGTGGCCTGGGGTGGCAACTGGTTTTTCCTGACGGACTCGGGGGATCAGGACCTCACCGTCGCCAATGTGGAAGCCTTGACCGACCATGCCTGGCGCGTCCGTCAGGCGCTGGAGGCGGCGGGGATCACCGGTGCAGACGGAGCCGAGATCGACCATATCGAGCTGTTCGGTCACGTGGACGGCGTGTCACGTAATTTCGTGCTGTGCCCTGGGAAGGCATATGACCGCAGCCCATGCGGCACCGGCACCAGCGCCAAGATGGCCTGTCTGGCAGCGGACGGACTCCTGGCGCCGGGACAGCGCTGGGTGCAGCAAAGCGTTATTGGCACAGAGTTCGAGGGCCAGTACCACTGGCACGGCGGCGCCCTGTGCCCCACCATCACCGGCCAGGCTTTTATCACGGCGGAAGGGGAATTGATCGTCCAGCCGGGCGATCCCTTTGCGTGGGGCATCCGCGCGGACGCGCCGGATGTGGTGAGAGGGTGA
- a CDS encoding AraC family transcriptional regulator, producing MRPSPLPEEFSTPGLLTLLELLHFLPDTVAFIKDIQGRYLYGNDTLLRRLRLSDPGALTGKQASDVFPAALGQSYTQQDLVVLTGKTLTEHLELHLYMGGRSGWCLTTKRVLTTPGGQVIGLMGISRDLPVSPSSGSALSEAVTFIHDHYAQPLQIAALAQRTQMSLLTFERQIKRVYGVTPSQLLIRARVEAATRLLQTTDLPVARIAVECGYFDHSAFTRIFRATVGVTPRQYRLLFHQEGLNSGA from the coding sequence GTGCGGCCATCCCCCCTGCCTGAAGAATTCAGCACACCGGGCCTCCTGACTCTGCTGGAGCTGCTTCATTTCCTTCCGGATACGGTCGCCTTCATCAAAGACATTCAGGGCCGGTACCTGTATGGCAACGATACTCTGCTTCGCCGGCTGCGCCTCAGCGACCCAGGTGCCTTAACTGGCAAACAGGCCAGTGACGTTTTCCCGGCCGCTCTGGGCCAGAGTTACACCCAGCAGGATCTGGTGGTTCTGACTGGAAAGACACTCACGGAGCACCTCGAACTGCACCTTTACATGGGGGGACGGTCGGGCTGGTGCCTGACCACCAAGCGCGTACTGACCACGCCCGGTGGTCAGGTGATCGGACTCATGGGCATCTCTCGGGACCTCCCGGTGTCTCCCAGCAGCGGGTCGGCACTGTCTGAAGCGGTGACCTTTATCCATGACCACTACGCTCAGCCGCTTCAGATCGCGGCGTTGGCACAGCGGACCCAGATGAGCCTGCTGACCTTCGAACGCCAGATTAAGCGGGTATACGGTGTGACTCCCAGTCAACTGCTGATTCGTGCCCGGGTCGAGGCCGCGACCAGACTGTTACAGACCACGGACTTGCCTGTAGCCCGGATTGCTGTCGAGTGCGGATACTTTGACCACAGTGCCTTTACCCGGATCTTCCGGGCAACAGTTGGTGTCACTCCGCGCCAGTATCGCCTGCTCTTTCACCAGGAAGGCCTGAATTCAGGAGCCTGA
- a CDS encoding IS3-like element ISDds1 family transposase (programmed frameshift), producing MTDRRIHTAEFKRDAVQLARTSGNLSGTARDLGINSSLLRKWMNAEQEKGELAFPGQGKQLLTPEQQEIQRLRKENEILRQEREIPKKGGSLLRQRNHTLRYEFIQDQRPEYRLDLLCRVLEVSVSGYHSWRRRPICDRKEEDALLEQRIQEVHQRSKRRYGAPRIHAELHAGGVRVSRKRVARLMRASGLRAKGKRRWVRTTESSHTMAVCPNLLERRFEVSQPNQVWALDLTYLPTKEGWLYLAVTLDLHSRAVVGYAMDMQMPATLPLAALQMAAGRRLPPPGLLHHSDRGSQYASGIFQAELARMRARGSMSRKGDCWDNAVVESFFSSLKRELLEDTIFETRDVARQAVFEFIEVFYNRQRRHSSLGYLTPLEFERQATAA from the exons ATGACTGATCGCAGAATCCACACCGCCGAGTTCAAGCGAGACGCAGTGCAGCTTGCTCGAACGAGCGGCAACCTGTCGGGCACCGCGCGTGACCTGGGCATCAACAGCTCCCTGCTGCGCAAATGGATGAATGCTGAGCAGGAGAAGGGCGAGTTGGCATTCCCTGGTCAGGGCAAACAGCTCCTCACTCCAGAGCAACAGGAGATACAACGGCTTCGCAAGGAGAACGAAATCCTGCGACAGGAGCGCGAGATCC CTAAAAAAGGCGGCAGCCTTCTTCGCCAAAGAAACCACACGCTGAGGTATGAATTCATCCAAGATCAACGCCCCGAGTACCGCCTGGACCTGCTGTGCCGGGTGCTGGAGGTCTCGGTGAGCGGGTACCACAGCTGGCGAAGAAGGCCGATCTGCGACCGCAAGGAAGAGGATGCGCTGCTCGAGCAGCGCATCCAGGAAGTGCATCAACGTAGTAAACGCCGCTATGGGGCGCCACGCATTCACGCGGAGTTGCACGCTGGAGGAGTGCGCGTGTCCCGCAAGCGGGTGGCGCGTCTGATGCGTGCCAGTGGTCTGCGGGCCAAGGGAAAGCGCCGCTGGGTGCGGACCACGGAGAGCAGTCACACCATGGCCGTCTGCCCGAACCTGCTTGAGCGGCGGTTCGAGGTCTCGCAGCCGAACCAGGTCTGGGCGTTGGACCTGACGTATCTGCCCACGAAAGAGGGCTGGCTGTATCTCGCAGTCACCTTAGACCTGCATTCGCGAGCCGTGGTGGGTTACGCGATGGACATGCAGATGCCAGCCACCTTGCCACTGGCGGCCCTTCAGATGGCTGCTGGCCGACGTCTTCCGCCACCAGGCCTCCTTCATCACAGCGACAGGGGCAGTCAATACGCGAGTGGCATCTTTCAGGCAGAACTGGCCCGCATGCGGGCCAGGGGCAGTATGAGTCGTAAGGGGGATTGTTGGGACAACGCCGTGGTGGAAAGCTTCTTCAGCTCCCTGAAAAGGGAGTTGCTGGAGGACACCATCTTTGAGACCCGGGACGTGGCCCGACAAGCCGTATTTGAATTCATCGAGGTCTTCTACAACCGTCAGCGTCGTCACTCGTCTCTTGGGTACTTGACGCCCCTGGAGTTCGAACGCCAAGCTACAGCTGCTTAA
- the cphA gene encoding cyanophycin synthetase has product MTNNTPGAGEPMLPGGAFTPLRVIEKQIYRGPNVYGHEHMIRVQLDLGALNDTAPAAIPGFVDRLIELMPSLEDGGAASDGAVQNDPGLGAVAERVARVLQTLAGRPIGVAERRPARAQPGEYNMLYPYHEERVGLVAGAIALRLVDSLLPADMQGIKDVEVLLPRSISSIDPDTPFDFMAELDVLRRLTKRFTLGPTTQSLVSEAERRGIPFLRLDDDSLVQLGYGKYQQQVRASITSKTSFIATGTASDKDLTKRLLDRAGLPVPQGAVVRTVDEAVRVARRLGTPVVTKPLDGNHGRGVSLNLSTPEQVRHGFEEARQHSREVVVEQFFTGNDHRVLVINGDVAAVAERIPAHVVGDGQRSIAELVEAVNLDPRRGTGHENVMTRITIDPHVLELLARSGLTPESVPAAHERVFLRDTANISTGGTAVDRTDVIHPDNRTIARRAAQVIGLDVAGIDLISPDISQSVHETGGAIVEVNAAPGFRMHLQPSEGQPRNVASPVLSMLFPKGTPCRMPIISITGTNGKSTTARMVAHIMRHAGKVTGLTTSNGIYVDGEQILTGDTTGPKSAKVILSDRNVEVAVLETARGGILREGLGFDRCDVGAVLNIQPDHLGVKGIDTVEDLAWVKSLIVEVVTDSGTSVLNADDPLTWAMRHQARGRLALFSMQGGPTAPEHLRAHIADGGLALVREGTVVGDELVLYEDGQRTPLMRARDIPATLGGFAKVNIQNALAAAAMAVAQHIELPVIRAALSSFSTSFEQSPGRLNLYDGHPFRVLLDYAHNPSGLEYLGDLVAHLRPARGRVIGVLGVAGDRRDADMRQMGELAARAFDELIIREDDLRRGRPAGEGARHVAEGALASGFPAERLHTILPEPEAVSAALSMARQGDLVVILVTEVEATWQQIRDYQLSPAQAGGLTQGTLH; this is encoded by the coding sequence ATGACAAACAACACGCCCGGTGCCGGTGAACCCATGCTTCCAGGAGGAGCCTTTACTCCACTACGAGTGATCGAAAAGCAGATCTACCGCGGCCCGAATGTGTACGGGCATGAGCACATGATCCGTGTCCAACTCGATCTGGGCGCTCTGAATGACACGGCGCCGGCAGCCATTCCTGGTTTTGTGGACCGCTTGATCGAATTGATGCCGTCCCTTGAGGACGGCGGGGCTGCATCTGACGGTGCGGTGCAGAACGATCCGGGCCTCGGGGCTGTGGCTGAACGCGTGGCCCGCGTCCTGCAGACCCTGGCTGGTCGGCCCATCGGCGTTGCGGAGCGTCGCCCCGCAAGAGCTCAACCGGGCGAGTACAACATGCTCTACCCCTACCACGAGGAGCGGGTCGGCCTCGTTGCCGGGGCGATTGCCCTGCGCCTGGTGGACAGCCTTCTGCCTGCGGACATGCAGGGCATCAAGGACGTGGAGGTGCTGCTCCCGAGAAGTATCAGCTCTATTGACCCAGACACGCCTTTTGATTTCATGGCAGAACTTGACGTTCTGCGCCGCCTCACGAAGCGTTTTACGCTGGGGCCAACTACCCAGTCACTCGTCAGTGAAGCGGAGCGCCGCGGCATTCCCTTTCTGCGGTTGGATGACGACAGCCTCGTGCAGCTTGGGTACGGCAAATACCAGCAGCAGGTGCGCGCCAGCATCACAAGCAAAACGTCATTTATTGCGACCGGCACCGCAAGCGACAAGGACCTCACCAAGCGGTTGCTTGACCGGGCGGGCCTGCCCGTCCCACAGGGCGCCGTGGTGCGTACGGTAGACGAGGCGGTGCGGGTCGCCCGGCGCCTGGGTACGCCGGTCGTGACCAAACCGCTCGATGGCAACCATGGGCGGGGGGTATCGCTGAACCTCTCCACCCCGGAGCAGGTGCGTCACGGTTTCGAAGAAGCGCGGCAGCACAGCCGGGAGGTCGTGGTTGAGCAGTTTTTCACGGGAAATGACCACCGCGTTCTGGTGATCAATGGGGACGTGGCCGCCGTGGCTGAGCGCATCCCCGCGCACGTGGTGGGTGACGGGCAGCGCAGCATCGCGGAACTGGTGGAAGCCGTCAACCTTGATCCCCGCCGCGGCACCGGCCATGAGAATGTGATGACCCGCATCACCATCGACCCGCACGTGCTGGAACTGCTTGCCCGCAGCGGCCTGACGCCGGAGAGCGTGCCGGCAGCGCATGAACGCGTTTTCCTGCGTGACACGGCCAACATCTCCACCGGCGGCACTGCTGTGGACCGCACGGACGTGATTCACCCGGACAACCGTACGATCGCCCGGCGCGCCGCGCAGGTTATTGGCCTGGACGTGGCCGGCATTGACCTGATCAGCCCCGACATCTCACAGTCGGTGCACGAGACAGGTGGCGCGATCGTGGAAGTCAACGCGGCGCCCGGGTTCAGGATGCACCTGCAGCCTTCGGAAGGTCAGCCGCGGAATGTGGCGTCACCCGTTCTGAGCATGTTGTTTCCCAAAGGCACCCCTTGCCGCATGCCGATCATTTCGATCACCGGCACCAACGGGAAAAGCACCACCGCACGCATGGTCGCGCACATCATGCGGCACGCCGGGAAAGTGACGGGCCTGACCACCTCGAACGGCATCTACGTGGATGGTGAGCAGATCCTCACCGGCGACACCACTGGCCCCAAAAGCGCGAAGGTGATCCTGAGTGACCGGAACGTGGAGGTGGCCGTTCTGGAAACGGCGCGCGGCGGGATCCTGCGTGAAGGCCTGGGGTTTGACCGCTGCGATGTGGGCGCGGTCCTGAACATCCAGCCGGACCACCTGGGCGTCAAAGGAATCGACACGGTCGAGGACCTCGCGTGGGTGAAGTCGCTCATTGTGGAGGTTGTGACAGATTCCGGCACCAGCGTGCTGAATGCTGACGATCCTTTGACGTGGGCCATGCGTCACCAGGCCCGCGGACGGCTGGCGCTGTTCTCCATGCAGGGTGGACCAACCGCGCCGGAACATCTCCGGGCACACATCGCTGACGGTGGCCTGGCCCTTGTCCGGGAAGGCACCGTGGTGGGCGACGAACTTGTCCTGTACGAGGATGGTCAGCGCACGCCCCTTATGCGCGCCCGGGACATTCCTGCGACGCTGGGGGGTTTTGCGAAAGTCAACATTCAGAACGCGCTTGCGGCCGCGGCCATGGCGGTGGCCCAGCACATCGAACTGCCTGTGATCCGCGCGGCGCTGAGTAGCTTCTCAACGTCATTCGAGCAAAGCCCCGGACGGTTGAACCTGTACGACGGTCACCCCTTCCGGGTGCTGCTGGACTACGCGCATAACCCGTCGGGCCTGGAATACCTGGGGGATCTGGTGGCGCACCTGCGTCCCGCACGCGGCCGCGTGATTGGTGTGCTGGGTGTGGCTGGGGACCGCCGGGACGCAGACATGCGGCAGATGGGCGAACTGGCTGCCCGGGCCTTTGATGAGCTGATCATTCGTGAGGACGACCTGCGCCGGGGCCGCCCGGCAGGAGAAGGCGCCCGTCACGTGGCCGAAGGGGCCCTCGCCTCGGGTTTTCCCGCGGAACGGCTGCACACGATCCTGCCTGAACCTGAAGCAGTCAGTGCTGCGCTGAGCATGGCGCGGCAGGGGGACCTTGTGGTGATTCTCGTGACGGAAGTCGAGGCGACGTGGCAGCAGATTCGCGATTACCAGCTGTCGCCGGCCCAGGCTGGAGGCCTCACCCAGGGCACACTGCACTAG
- a CDS encoding threonine ammonia-lyase, with translation MITLEDVRGAAGRLAPHIHRTPVLSSGSLDRLLGRELLFKSEHLQKTGSFKVRGALNAALQLGGPRGLVTLSSGNHAQGVAFASRVLGVPCVVVMYEDASETKKAAVRSYGAVVVDEGVSRLNGEERVRTIAEERGFHYIHAYDDPHVMAGQGTQALEFTEQTGAPDAVLVAVGGGGMISGIATVIKTVWPETRVIGVEPEAGDDTRRSLLAGERIRLEAPPRTVADGVQTMMPGALTFPVVQKHVDEVLAVREESIVEAQRLMMRHLKQVVEPTAGLPLAPLLEGAELPQRLGLFVCGGNWLP, from the coding sequence GTGATAACGCTTGAGGACGTTCGTGGAGCCGCCGGGAGGCTTGCGCCGCACATCCACCGCACGCCGGTCCTGTCGTCGGGATCGCTTGACCGCCTGCTGGGCCGCGAACTGCTCTTCAAGAGCGAGCACCTGCAGAAAACCGGCAGTTTCAAAGTGCGAGGGGCGCTGAACGCTGCGCTCCAGCTCGGGGGCCCGCGCGGCCTGGTGACCCTGTCGAGCGGGAATCATGCACAGGGCGTGGCTTTCGCTTCACGCGTCCTGGGTGTTCCGTGCGTCGTGGTGATGTATGAAGACGCCAGCGAGACGAAAAAGGCGGCGGTGCGTTCCTACGGCGCAGTGGTCGTGGACGAGGGCGTCAGCCGCCTCAACGGCGAGGAGCGCGTGCGTACCATTGCCGAAGAACGGGGCTTTCACTACATCCACGCTTACGACGACCCACACGTGATGGCGGGCCAGGGAACGCAGGCCCTGGAATTCACGGAGCAGACGGGCGCGCCGGACGCGGTTCTTGTCGCAGTGGGCGGTGGAGGCATGATCAGTGGCATCGCGACCGTCATTAAGACGGTTTGGCCAGAAACGCGCGTCATCGGCGTGGAGCCCGAGGCAGGCGACGATACGCGCCGCAGCCTCCTCGCAGGTGAGCGGATCCGGCTGGAAGCGCCGCCCCGCACGGTCGCGGACGGCGTACAGACCATGATGCCCGGCGCGCTGACATTCCCCGTTGTCCAGAAGCACGTGGACGAGGTGCTCGCCGTGCGCGAGGAGAGCATCGTGGAGGCGCAGCGCCTGATGATGCGCCACCTCAAGCAGGTCGTGGAGCCCACTGCAGGCCTGCCTCTTGCGCCACTGCTGGAAGGCGCCGAGCTCCCGCAGCGGCTGGGCCTGTTTGTCTGCGGCGGTAACTGGCTGCCCTGA
- a CDS encoding RidA family protein, with product MSRQSFTPEHAPAAAGPYSHAVRIGPFVHTAGQVGVDPETRQPREGVEAQTRQALENVRAALAAAGAGMDDVLRVGVYLTRAEDFPAMNAVYREFFDAPYPARSTVYVGLNPGLLVEIDALAVLES from the coding sequence ATGTCACGCCAGAGCTTCACTCCCGAGCATGCCCCGGCAGCCGCGGGACCCTACTCGCATGCCGTCCGCATTGGTCCCTTTGTTCACACGGCGGGTCAGGTGGGGGTTGACCCGGAGACCCGCCAGCCCCGCGAGGGTGTGGAAGCGCAGACCCGCCAGGCGCTCGAGAACGTGCGCGCCGCCCTCGCGGCAGCCGGCGCCGGCATGGATGACGTGTTGCGCGTGGGCGTCTATCTCACCCGCGCCGAAGATTTCCCAGCGATGAACGCCGTATACCGCGAGTTTTTTGACGCGCCCTATCCGGCTCGCAGCACCGTATACGTGGGTCTCAACCCAGGTCTGCTCGTGGAAATTGACGCACTGGCCGTTCTCGAGTCCTGA
- the rnhA gene encoding ribonuclease HI, giving the protein MPDAPLPTVRLVTDGACSGNPGPGGWACILTADTHTKELSGGEGRTTNNRMELTALLEGLRALKKPCAVHVVSDSRYVIDAFEKDWLSNWQRKNWKNVKNPDLWQALLQAAQGHRLTFEWVQGHAGHPENERADQLAVQARDAAAKSPGQPRSGPAGGLF; this is encoded by the coding sequence ATGCCTGACGCCCCCCTGCCCACCGTCCGCCTCGTCACCGACGGCGCCTGCTCCGGCAACCCTGGCCCTGGCGGCTGGGCCTGTATCCTCACGGCAGACACCCACACGAAGGAGTTGTCAGGTGGTGAAGGCCGGACCACCAACAACCGTATGGAACTTACTGCTCTGCTCGAAGGGCTGCGCGCGCTGAAAAAGCCTTGCGCCGTCCACGTGGTCAGTGACTCCCGCTATGTCATCGATGCCTTCGAGAAAGACTGGCTGAGCAACTGGCAGCGCAAGAACTGGAAGAACGTCAAAAACCCCGACCTCTGGCAGGCCCTCCTTCAGGCCGCCCAGGGGCACCGGTTGACCTTTGAGTGGGTTCAGGGGCATGCTGGTCACCCCGAGAACGAACGTGCCGATCAGCTCGCTGTGCAGGCTCGGGACGCGGCCGCGAAGTCACCCGGGCAACCTCGTTCGGGACCGGCGGGCGGTCTGTTCTGA
- a CDS encoding sensor domain-containing phosphodiesterase, with translation MSPTHEDARLDELHRFGILDTLPEPQFDRIVALAARYLDMPVAAVSFVDKDRQWFKARLGLDVTETPKSESICAIAIQQDNVLVIPDARKDPRVNGMKCVIVDQQVGFYAGAPLRTPDGHHLGTVCVMDAVPRSFTLEEEGILQDFAALVMDELRLHITLQQLGDLALLDTLTSLPNRTNFRQRLTQAMRRATLDSSKVVLGLMDLDRFKLINDTLGHAAGDELLCLTAKRLSECLASSDTVARMGGDEFALIFSDVAVPAGTERILARIREAFSTPFVLEDQEIYVHWSLGLTIFPDDADQVETLLTQADTAMYRAKRAGGGHAFFNAEHDRRTLAEMALLSGMHRALERNEFRLHFQPIIHPISGEVTAHEALIRWESPGGLVSPAEFIPLAEVSGLIIPIGQWVLREAVRAAARTLRGHIAVNISPLEFAQPQFVENVTRVLCEEGLEPGRLMLELTENSLIDAHRGRDVLRDLRALGVRVALDDFGTGYSSFSALAGLPVEVLKIDRSFTLHLGTAGPEGVRAAELVRAIVALARAFGLDTVAEGVETPIQAQLLTDLGCTFLQGYLFGRPSPLPAAAGEEAVMPAMFRTTDL, from the coding sequence ATGTCCCCTACCCACGAAGACGCCCGCCTTGATGAATTGCACCGCTTCGGCATCCTCGATACTCTTCCCGAGCCGCAGTTCGACCGGATTGTCGCGCTCGCCGCCCGGTATCTGGATATGCCAGTCGCGGCAGTGTCGTTCGTGGACAAAGATCGTCAGTGGTTCAAGGCCCGGTTGGGGCTGGATGTCACCGAAACGCCGAAAAGCGAGTCGATCTGCGCTATCGCCATCCAGCAGGACAATGTGCTGGTCATTCCTGACGCCCGCAAAGACCCGCGCGTGAATGGTATGAAGTGCGTCATTGTTGACCAGCAGGTAGGCTTCTACGCTGGCGCACCGCTTCGCACCCCGGACGGGCATCACCTGGGAACCGTGTGCGTCATGGACGCCGTTCCCCGCTCGTTTACCCTGGAAGAGGAAGGCATCCTCCAGGACTTCGCGGCGCTGGTGATGGATGAACTGCGCCTGCATATCACGTTGCAGCAATTGGGTGATCTCGCGCTGCTCGATACCCTCACCAGCCTGCCCAACCGAACCAATTTCCGTCAGCGCCTCACGCAGGCCATGCGCCGAGCGACCCTGGACAGCTCAAAAGTGGTGCTGGGTCTGATGGACCTGGACCGGTTCAAGCTCATCAACGATACGCTCGGCCACGCCGCCGGTGACGAACTGTTGTGCCTGACGGCCAAGCGCCTGAGTGAATGCCTGGCGTCCAGTGACACGGTCGCGCGTATGGGCGGCGACGAGTTCGCACTGATTTTCAGCGATGTGGCCGTGCCGGCCGGCACAGAACGCATTCTGGCGCGCATTCGTGAGGCCTTCAGCACCCCGTTTGTGCTCGAGGATCAGGAGATCTACGTTCACTGGAGCCTGGGTCTGACCATCTTTCCGGACGACGCAGACCAGGTCGAAACTCTGCTGACTCAGGCTGACACCGCCATGTACCGTGCCAAGCGCGCAGGAGGCGGCCACGCATTTTTCAACGCTGAGCATGACCGGCGAACCCTGGCTGAGATGGCGCTGCTGTCCGGAATGCACCGCGCCCTGGAACGCAACGAGTTCCGGCTGCACTTTCAGCCGATTATCCACCCCATCAGCGGAGAGGTGACGGCTCATGAGGCCCTGATCCGCTGGGAAAGCCCGGGCGGCCTGGTGAGCCCCGCCGAATTCATCCCGCTTGCCGAAGTGTCGGGTCTGATCATCCCAATCGGACAGTGGGTTCTCCGTGAAGCGGTTCGTGCTGCTGCACGGACGCTTCGTGGGCATATTGCCGTGAATATCAGTCCTCTGGAATTTGCCCAACCGCAGTTCGTGGAGAACGTCACGCGGGTGCTGTGCGAGGAAGGTCTTGAACCGGGCCGGCTGATGCTGGAACTTACCGAAAACAGCCTGATTGACGCCCACCGTGGCCGTGACGTGCTTCGCGACCTGCGCGCGCTGGGAGTACGGGTGGCCTTGGATGATTTCGGGACGGGCTACAGCAGTTTTTCCGCCCTGGCAGGACTGCCGGTCGAAGTGCTGAAAATCGACCGTTCTTTCACCCTGCACCTTGGCACTGCCGGGCCAGAGGGCGTGAGGGCCGCTGAACTGGTGCGCGCCATCGTTGCGCTCGCACGCGCCTTTGGTCTGGACACTGTGGCCGAAGGCGTCGAGACACCCATCCAGGCCCAGCTTCTCACCGACCTGGGTTGCACGTTCCTTCAGGGCTACCTCTTTGGCCGCCCCAGCCCGCTGCCTGCTGCTGCGGGGGAGGAAGCGGTCATGCCAGCCATGTTCCGTACCACTGACCTGTAG
- a CDS encoding sensor histidine kinase, translated as MPDHEHHIASEIQALQQQINTLEADLQACQHQGMTLFSEAPAPYVLLNSQGRIQDVNRAATGLLGRHREVLLGRHFSQFLTPASQGSFELLLGQAVGHGLSRRGEAQLNHADGSMFDVLLDLDAEHIDGEFQRFRLVITDITAYKQAHAGLLDNTAAQQEQLEVHSARIRELNQELEQIVTVFIQQLHLPLTRALNFLGLTRRALGEVADEVNQPLLNTERAVQQIIALMASIERFMQMRSMRVRLRSVDLNSVLREVRKHSRPLMADRNIDITSEPLPTVQGDSRALYLILDEYISNALKFTKEKDPARIHVRVQESESEYHIGVEDNGAGFNMRQKDQLFRLFGRLHSSKVYEGSGVGLMTVRRACMRFGGRVWAEGKVNQGATFWFAWPKQPVIRD; from the coding sequence ATGCCCGACCACGAGCACCACATAGCATCCGAGATCCAGGCGCTTCAGCAACAAATCAACACTCTGGAAGCCGACCTTCAGGCTTGCCAGCACCAGGGGATGACGCTGTTCAGCGAAGCGCCGGCACCCTACGTGCTGCTGAATTCTCAGGGCCGGATTCAGGATGTCAATCGTGCGGCCACAGGGTTGCTTGGTCGTCACCGTGAGGTTCTGCTGGGAAGACATTTCAGTCAGTTTCTGACTCCTGCGTCACAGGGATCGTTTGAACTGCTGCTCGGTCAGGCAGTTGGGCACGGACTCAGCCGCCGGGGCGAAGCGCAGCTGAATCATGCCGATGGGTCCATGTTTGATGTTCTGCTGGATCTCGACGCGGAACATATCGACGGTGAATTTCAGCGCTTCCGCCTCGTGATCACAGACATCACCGCGTATAAGCAGGCGCATGCCGGGCTGCTGGATAATACGGCGGCTCAGCAGGAGCAGCTGGAAGTACACAGCGCCCGGATCCGTGAGCTGAACCAGGAACTCGAGCAGATCGTTACCGTTTTTATTCAGCAACTCCACCTGCCGTTGACGCGCGCCCTGAATTTTCTTGGCCTGACGCGACGTGCGCTGGGAGAGGTGGCGGACGAAGTCAACCAGCCGCTGCTGAATACGGAACGAGCCGTCCAGCAGATAATCGCCCTGATGGCGTCTATAGAACGCTTCATGCAGATGCGCTCCATGCGTGTGCGTCTGCGGTCCGTCGACCTCAACAGCGTGCTGCGTGAAGTACGGAAACATTCCAGGCCGCTGATGGCCGACCGGAACATCGATATTACGAGCGAGCCGCTGCCGACGGTGCAGGGCGACTCCCGGGCGCTGTATCTGATTCTCGACGAGTACATCTCAAACGCACTCAAATTCACCAAGGAGAAGGACCCCGCCCGGATTCATGTCCGTGTGCAGGAGTCCGAATCGGAGTATCACATTGGCGTGGAGGACAATGGCGCCGGCTTTAACATGCGGCAGAAGGACCAGCTGTTCCGGCTCTTCGGCCGGCTGCATTCTTCAAAGGTCTACGAGGGCTCGGGCGTTGGTCTTATGACGGTGCGCCGAGCCTGTATGCGCTTCGGTGGCCGGGTGTGGGCTGAAGGCAAGGTAAATCAGGGCGCGACGTTCTGGTTCGCCTGGCCCAAGCAGCCTGTTATCCGTGATTAA